One genomic region from Chiloscyllium plagiosum isolate BGI_BamShark_2017 chromosome 21, ASM401019v2, whole genome shotgun sequence encodes:
- the LOC122560642 gene encoding nucleoside diphosphate kinase A-like isoform X1, whose amino-acid sequence MLLRGLRRWLKGGIVRGFPPLVETPRLAWAAVGIRFYSAGIEIHEQTLVAVKPDGVQRRLVGEIIQRFEKRGFQLMGLKLVQPSRDVLLKHYHDLQEKPFYSALIQYMSSGPIILMVWEGCDVVRISRMMVGDTDPALAQPGTVRGDLCVHISRNAIHASDSVEVAKKEISLWFHRNELVEWESCTIKNMYNV is encoded by the exons ATGTTGCTGCGGGGACTGAGGCGGTGGCTAAAAGGGGGGATAGTTCGCGGCTTTCCTCCGCTTGTAGAGACCCCCAGGCTGGCCTGGGCCGCCGTTGGAATCCGTTTCTACTCAGCGG GGATTGAGATTCATGAGCAAACACTGGTGGCTGTGAAACCTGATGGAGTCCAAAGGCGGCTTGTTGGAGAAATCATCCAACGGTTTGAGAAGAGGGGATTCCAGCTTATGGGGCTAAAACTTGTGCAG CCCTCTCGAGATGTGCTTTTGAAGCATTATCATGATCTGCAGGAGAAGCCTTTTTATTCTGCATTGATTCAATACATGAGTTCGGGACCCATCATTCTTATG GTTTGGGAAGGTTGTGATGTAGTGCGTATATCCCGTATGATGGTGGGTGATACTGATCCTGCCTTGGCTCAACCAGGAACTGTGAGAGGAGACTTGTGTGTACACATAAGCAG AAATGCCATCCACGCCAGTGACTCGGTTGAAGTGGCAAAGAAGGAAATTAGCCTATGGTTCCATCGCAATGAGCTGGTGGAGTGGGAAAGTTGCACTATCAAGAACATGTACAATGTTTAA
- the LOC122560642 gene encoding nucleoside diphosphate kinase-like isoform X2, giving the protein MLLRGLRRWLKGGIVRGFPPLVETPRLAWAAVGIRFYSAGIEIHEQTLVAVKPDGVQRRLVGEIIQRFEKRGFQLMGLKLVQPSRDVLLKHYHDLQEKPFYSALIQYMSSGPIILMVWEGCDVVRISRMMVGDTDPALAQPGTVRGDLCVHISRYRLQNYVHAEQKKQSTTSRLD; this is encoded by the exons ATGTTGCTGCGGGGACTGAGGCGGTGGCTAAAAGGGGGGATAGTTCGCGGCTTTCCTCCGCTTGTAGAGACCCCCAGGCTGGCCTGGGCCGCCGTTGGAATCCGTTTCTACTCAGCGG GGATTGAGATTCATGAGCAAACACTGGTGGCTGTGAAACCTGATGGAGTCCAAAGGCGGCTTGTTGGAGAAATCATCCAACGGTTTGAGAAGAGGGGATTCCAGCTTATGGGGCTAAAACTTGTGCAG CCCTCTCGAGATGTGCTTTTGAAGCATTATCATGATCTGCAGGAGAAGCCTTTTTATTCTGCATTGATTCAATACATGAGTTCGGGACCCATCATTCTTATG GTTTGGGAAGGTTGTGATGTAGTGCGTATATCCCGTATGATGGTGGGTGATACTGATCCTGCCTTGGCTCAACCAGGAACTGTGAGAGGAGACTTGTGTGTACACATAAGCAG ATACAGATTACAGAATTATGTGCATGCTGAACAGAAGAAACAATCCACAACCAGCAGATTGGATTGA